A window of Neorhizobium galegae bv. orientalis str. HAMBI 540 genomic DNA:
CGAGCGCGGTGATTTCTATATTCTCTGCCCAGACAACGACGTGGACCGGGCGACAGACGAACGCCGCATGGCCTGGGCGATCGGCGACATCATCGAGAACCGCCCGCCGCTGTCGCGCTGGCATCCGAATTTCGCGGATGCGTCAAAGGAATTCATCTCCAAGCGCTGAGCGCCTGATTGGCATAGCCGCGAAAGCCGGGTAAATGGAGCACTCCTTTATCCGGCTATTCGAGCGTGCGCCCATGGATTTCCTGCCGAGCCTTGCCACCCTCCTCGCCTTCACGGCTGCCGGTCTGCTTCTGGCGCTGACTCCGGGGCCGGATATGACGCTGTCGATCAGCCGCGCGCTCGGCCAGGGCCGGCGACCCGCGCTGTTCGTGGTGCTCGGCACCAGCCTCGGCGTCATCTGCCACACGCTGCTGGTCGCTTTCGGCATCTCGGCGCTGATCACCGCTTCGCCGACCGCCTTCTTCATCCTCAAGACCGGCGGCGCCGCCTATCTGCTCTGGCTGGCGATCCAGGCGATCCGCTTCGGCTCAAAACTGTCGGTGGAGAAGGTCGACCAGACCAAGGCGAGCGCGCTTGCCAACATTTCGACGGGCTTTTGGGTGAACCTTTTGAATCCCAAGGTCATCATTTTCTTCATGACCTTCCTGCCGCAATTCGTCACCGCCGGCGATCCGGACGTCACGAGCAAGCTGATTTTCCTAGGGGTCTATTTCATCGTCATCGGCATGCCGGTGAACGTGATCGTCGTCCTTGCCGCCGACCGCCTGGCCAACTGGCTGCAGGCCAACCCGAAGGTCCTGCGCGGCATCGACTACACCTTTGCCGGCGTCTTCTCGGTCTTCGCGGCGAAGATTTTCTTCACCCAGGCACGCTGACAGAAAAGCCGGCCTGGTCTCCTCAGTCGTCCTCGCCGTGCCCGGCGATCATCATCGCCTCGAAGGCGAGGCGATCGGTCTTGCGCATCCGCTCCGATTCCGATTTCAGCTGGCCGCAGGCGGCGAGGATGTCGCGGCCGCGCGGGGTGCGGATCGGCGAGGCGTAACCCGCCTGGTTGATGAAGTCGGCGAATTTCTCGATCTGCGCCCATTCCGAACACTGGTAGTTCGTGCCCGGCCAGGGATTGAACGGGATCAGGTTGATCTTGGAGGGAATGCCCTTCAAAAGCTGGATCAGCGCCTTGGCGTCCTCCAGGCTGTCGTTGACGTCCTTCAGCATCACATATTCGAAGGTGATGCGGCGGGCGTTCGAAAGACCGGGATAGTTGCGGCAGGCCTCGATCAGCTCCTTCAGCGGATATTTCTTGTTGATCGGCACCAGCATGTCGCGCAGGTCGTCGCGCACCGCATGCAGCGAGATCGCGAGCATCACGCCGATCTCGTCGCCGGTCCGGAAGATTTCCGGGACCACGCCTGAGGTCGACAGGGTGACACGGCGTCGCGACAACGACAGCCCGTCGCCGTCGGTGGCGATCAGCAGGGCCGTCTTGACGCTTTCGAAATTGTAGAGTGGCTCGCCCATGCCCATCATCACGACATTGGTCACCTTGCGGTCGCCGGTCGGCACGTAGGCGCCCGGCGGCGTGTCGGTACCGGGGAAATCGCCGAGCCGGTCACGTGCCAGCAGCAGCTGGGCGAGAATTTCCTCAGCCGTCAGGTTGCGCACCAGGCGCTGCGTTCCGGTATGACAGAACGAACAGGTGAGCGAACAGCCGACCTGACTCGAGATGCAGAGCGTGCCGCGGCCTTCCTCCGGAATGTAGACGGTCTCGACTTCGACCGGACGGCCGGCGCCGCGCGGCGGAAAGCGCAACAGCCATTTGCGGGTGCCGTCATTGGAAACCTGTTCCTCGACGATTTCCGGACGCGCGATGGTGAAATGCAGCTTCAGCATCTCGCGCATGTCCTTGGCGACATTGGTCATCGCGTCGAAATCGGATACGCCTCGGATATAGAGCCAGTGCCAGAGCTGGCTGACGCGCATCCGCACCTGCTTTTCAGATACGCCCTTTTCCTTCAGCGCCTGCGCCATGTCCTCGCGCGAAAGCCCGATCAGCGACGGCTTGGTGCCGTACAGATCCGGATTGGCGACGAGCGGCGTCTTGATGGCAAGCGGCGCCAGAGCCTCTGAGACTGACATTCTTCTATCCCGTTCGAACACATGCAGCTTTCCCACGATCGATCAGCGGGAAAGTCAGGGCATGTTGGATGCGTGAAACCTGTATCGGCCCATCGGGCACATGTGCCGGACCTTCGTTGGGCGGGGCTTTATCATCAAATAGCCGCCGCGTCACTATTCTTCAAGAAATGCAAAAGGCCGGTGCTGCGACCGGCCTTCCAACTCTTGCTGCGCACAGACGCTTACTTGCAGGTTTCGATCTGCTTCAACGCCGCTGCAATGCCCTGCAGCGAATAGGCATAGGAGGTCTTTGTGCCGCGGCCGGAAACGGCGCTGACGCTCATGTTGTGACCTGTCTTCATCGCCGCGACGAGCGCCGGCTCCTCGGCGGCGTTCTCGACCCAGGCCGCCTTGTCCTTGGTGAACATCGTGAAGTTCTTCTTGTCGATCGTCACCGTCACCTTGGAATTCGGCTGCAGAACGTATCCGACCATTGCCTGCGGCTCGTAGGAAATGTTCTGGCCGGGCCGCTGCGAGACGATAAAGAAGATATCGCCGTGATCGACGCTGGCCGGTTCCTTGGTGGTCGGCACCGAAAGCACGTAACAGACGTTGCTGGCGCCCGACTTGTAGGAATAGGCGCCCCACGCCTTGAATTGCTGGATGCGGGTGGGACCTGCGGCGGCCGGTGCCGGCGCCTGGGCCTGTTGGGGCTTGGCCGGGGCAGTGGCCTTCGGCGCCTGAGCCGATGCCAGGCCGGTGCTTGCAGCCAAGATTGCCAATGCGGTTGCGATTGTTCTTACAGACATGGTCTCCTGCCGGTTTTGTTAGTTCAACGGCCCGAGCGGGCAAGCCTTGCCAGGCATGATCCTGATTCGGTGCATTTTGACTTGATCCTGGTTACCAAACCGTCAACCAGACTATTAGAATCTGCTGAATCTCCTGCCTTGGCCCATAGGTGCGTGGAGATAGCACTCCCCCCATGCCTCCAAAGAGCCAACCAGCAGAATTTCCATGCGTTTCGT
This region includes:
- a CDS encoding LysE family translocator — translated: MDFLPSLATLLAFTAAGLLLALTPGPDMTLSISRALGQGRRPALFVVLGTSLGVICHTLLVAFGISALITASPTAFFILKTGGAAYLLWLAIQAIRFGSKLSVEKVDQTKASALANISTGFWVNLLNPKVIIFFMTFLPQFVTAGDPDVTSKLIFLGVYFIVIGMPVNVIVVLAADRLANWLQANPKVLRGIDYTFAGVFSVFAAKIFFTQAR
- a CDS encoding invasion associated locus B family protein, whose protein sequence is MSVRTIATALAILAASTGLASAQAPKATAPAKPQQAQAPAPAAAGPTRIQQFKAWGAYSYKSGASNVCYVLSVPTTKEPASVDHGDIFFIVSQRPGQNISYEPQAMVGYVLQPNSKVTVTIDKKNFTMFTKDKAAWVENAAEEPALVAAMKTGHNMSVSAVSGRGTKTSYAYSLQGIAAALKQIETCK
- the rlmN gene encoding 23S rRNA (adenine(2503)-C(2))-methyltransferase RlmN, which gives rise to MAQALKEKGVSEKQVRMRVSQLWHWLYIRGVSDFDAMTNVAKDMREMLKLHFTIARPEIVEEQVSNDGTRKWLLRFPPRGAGRPVEVETVYIPEEGRGTLCISSQVGCSLTCSFCHTGTQRLVRNLTAEEILAQLLLARDRLGDFPGTDTPPGAYVPTGDRKVTNVVMMGMGEPLYNFESVKTALLIATDGDGLSLSRRRVTLSTSGVVPEIFRTGDEIGVMLAISLHAVRDDLRDMLVPINKKYPLKELIEACRNYPGLSNARRITFEYVMLKDVNDSLEDAKALIQLLKGIPSKINLIPFNPWPGTNYQCSEWAQIEKFADFINQAGYASPIRTPRGRDILAACGQLKSESERMRKTDRLAFEAMMIAGHGEDD